A genomic window from Emys orbicularis isolate rEmyOrb1 chromosome 8, rEmyOrb1.hap1, whole genome shotgun sequence includes:
- the PIF1 gene encoding ATP-dependent DNA helicase PIF1 has protein sequence MQGAELDARIRCSVTIERLSPSGPAPKRRVIRDASLALGRNEFRELVLQVSDGSVPQSFALRGEVRLFTRFVRDGKSGLQLGPAHVQLLIANCPPDSLRRFLRLLRIKHEAAGKGAKTVTERARLLCSLPRTFDTISPVQARDVQQVCDQRAHASCEATPVKGQAPRDRGNSGLWSNSRKRARTESAGVSAVRDPQAADMKCSKKLSLLMQSRMRLSQEQSIVLSAVLSGKNVFFTGSAGTGKSYLLKKIVGSLPPKSTYATASTGVAACHVGGTTLHAFAGIGSGKAPLDQCIELAQRTGVRQHWLSCQHLIIDEISMVEGKLFDKLEAVARAVRKRDDPFGGIQLIICGDFLQLPPVSKSNEETKFCFQAKSWRKCIHVNMELTEVRRQTEKSFISLLRTIRLGRCTDEVTRQLMQTATNRVERDGILATRLCTHKDDVELTNERRLQQLPGEMHSYEAVDSDPMLVKAIDAQCPVSHCIQLKPGAQVILTKNLDVSRGLVNGARGVVVEFETEGKGLPRVRFLCGVTEVIRLERWVFKGPSGIYLSRQQLPLKLAWAISIHKSQGMSLDCVEISLSRVFESGQAYVALSRARSLQGLRVLDFDPNVVRANPYVLQFYNHLQKEQLLSQASLHRYIEAEEKENGKSS, from the exons ATGCAGGGCGCGGAGCTGGACGCTCGGATCCGCTGCAGTGTCACTATCGAGCGCCTGAGCCCCAGCGGCCCGGCCCCGAAGCGCCGGGTGATCCGCGACGCCTCCCTCGCCCTGGGCCGGAACGAGTTCCGAGAGCTGGTGCTGCAAGTGAGCGACGGCAGCGTGCCGCAGAGCTTCGCGCTGCGCGGGGAGGTGCGGCTCTTCACGCGCTTCGTGCGCGACGGGAAAAGCGGCCTGCAGCTGGGCCCCGCGCACGTGCAGCTGCTGATCGCTAACTGTCCCCCCGACAGCCTCAGGCGCTTCCTCCGGCTGCTGCGCATCAAGCACGAGGCGGCGGGGAAGGGGGCGAAGACCGTCACGGAGCGGGCGCGGCTGCTGTGCAGCCTTCCGCGGACCTTCGACACCATCAGCCCAGTTCAGGCCCGGGACGTGCAGCAGGTCTGCGATCAGCGGGCCCACGCGAGCTGCGAGGCGACGCCTGTGAAAGGGCAGGCCCCGAGGGACCGAGGGAACAGCGGTCTGTGGAGCAACTCTCGGAAAAGAGCCAGGACAGAATCGGCTGGAGTAAGCGCTGTAAGAGATCCCCAG GCGGCTGACATGAAATGCTCAAAGAAGCTATCTCTGCTAATGCAGTCACGAATGAGACTTTCGCAGGAACAGTCCATTGTGCTGAGTGCAGTGCTGAGTGGGAAGAACGTCTTCTTTACAGGCAGTGCTG GGACTGGGAAGTCATATCTGCTGAAAAAGATTGTGGGTTCACTCCCCCCAAAGAGCACCTATGCTACAGCCAGTACAGGAGTGGCAGCTTGTCATGTTGGTGGCACCACGCTCCATGCCTTTGCAG GTATTGGTTCTGGGAAAGCTCCGCTAGATCAGTGTATTGAGTTGGCTCAAAGAACTGGAGTGCGTCAGCATTGGTTGAGCTGCCAGCACTTAATTATTGATGAGATTTCAATGGTGGAGGGCAAGCTTTTTGATAAGCTGGAGGCAGTAGCCAG AGCTGTCAGGAAACGGGATGACCCGTTTGGAGGAATACAGCTGATCATCTGTGGGGACTTCTTACAACTGCCACCAGTCAGCAAAAGCAATGAGGAAACCAAGTTCTGCTTCCAG GCAAAGAGCTGGAGGAAATGCATCCACGTGAACATGGAGCTGACAGAAGTGCGGAGACAGACTGAAAAGAGCTTCATCTCACTCCTGCGTACAATCCGCCTGGGCAg GTGCACAGATGAAGTCACCAGGCAACTGATGCAAACCGCTACCAACAGGGTTGAGAGAGATGGGATCCTTGCAACTCGTCTCTGCACCCACAAGGATGATGTGGAACTAACAAATGAGAGACGGTTGCAACAGTTACCAG GAGAAATGCACTCCTATGAGGCTGTGGATAGCGATCCCATGCTAGTCAAAGCAATTGATGCTCAGTGTCCAGTAAGTCACTGTATTCAGTTGAAACCAGGAGCCCAG GTGATTCTTACTAAGAACCTGGATGTGTCCCGGGGTCTGGTGAATGGGGCAAGAGGGGTTGTGGTTGAATTTGAAACTGAAGGGAAGG GACTGCCCCGTGTGAGGTTTCTTTGTGGGGTCACAGAGGTAATCAGGCTGGAGCGATGGGTCTTCAAAGGTCCATCTGGAATTTATCTGAGTCGTCAACAGTTACCTCTAAAATTGGCATGGGCCATATCCATCCACAAGAGCCAG GGCATGTCATTAGACTGTGTGGAGATCTCCCTGTCTCGTGTCTTTGAAAGTGGTCAGGCTTATGTAGCCCTTTCCCGAGCCCGTAGCCTTCAGGGCCTCCGGGTTTTGGATTTTGATCCCAACGTTGTGAGAGCCAATCCGTACGTGCTACAGTTCTACAATCACTTACAGAAAGAACAACTTCTATCTCAG GCTTCTCTACACAGATACATTgaagcagaggagaaggagaatgggAAATCTAGCTGA
- the CFAP144 gene encoding cilia- and flagella-associated protein 144, which produces MAARGREKEPPDLVHQNQIFCETVRKELRCQKLHTEYGVNPLKRVHTITRKPMSWHDNIEEPADAKFLNLIHHAALEPTKKYTEPQTESQEIGWNTTPLISVDRTDRRLYFPCRNSEITKYMAAMWRLKEQSENMQ; this is translated from the exons ATGGCGGCACGGGGCCGCGAGAAGGAGCCGCCCGACCTGGTGCATCAGAACCAGATTTTCTGCGAGACCGTCCGGAAGGAGCTGCGGTGCCAGAAACTGCACACGGAGTACGGGGTCAACCCCCTCAAACGGG TTCACACGATCACCAGGAAGCCGATGTCTTGGCATGATAACATAGAAGAGCCTGCGGATG CCAAGTTTCTGAATCTTATTCACCATGCTGCACTGGAGCCAACCAAGAAATACACAGAGCCACAGACAGAGAGCCAGGAAATTGGCTGGAATACCACTCCCTTG ATTAGTGTGGACCGCACTGACCGCAGACTGTACTTCCCATGCCGGAACAGTGAGATCACCAAGTACATGGCTGCCATGTGGCGCCTGAAGGAGCAGAGTGAGAACATGCAGTAG